A genomic window from Sulfurospirillum multivorans DSM 12446 includes:
- a CDS encoding response regulator transcription factor — translation MKQTILIIEDEEDLLELLEYHLQKEGYETLGFLSSRNVEKCLQEEPIDLLIVDRNLPGVEGSEFVENLRKKGFSQAVIFVTAKNSDTHIEEGFLRGCDDYVTKPYNMKELLLRIKAILARTAPTSKNTLSYRDLILDLEAHRLSVNDKDVELTKLEFDLLKTMIENKTAVLSREFLLEHVWKNDEFFQDKTVNVAINRLKQKIDPTKEKEYIKSIWGVGYSLC, via the coding sequence ATGAAACAGACTATTTTGATTATTGAAGATGAAGAAGATTTACTCGAACTCTTAGAGTACCATCTTCAAAAAGAGGGTTACGAAACACTGGGATTTTTAAGCAGTAGAAATGTTGAAAAATGCCTCCAAGAAGAACCAATTGATCTTTTAATCGTGGATCGTAACCTCCCTGGGGTTGAAGGAAGTGAATTTGTAGAGAACTTGCGTAAGAAAGGGTTCTCTCAAGCGGTCATTTTTGTGACCGCAAAAAACAGTGATACCCACATCGAAGAGGGATTTTTAAGAGGGTGCGATGACTACGTCACGAAGCCTTACAACATGAAAGAGCTCTTGCTTCGCATCAAAGCTATCTTAGCACGCACCGCACCTACAAGCAAAAATACGCTCTCGTATCGCGATCTCATCTTAGACCTTGAAGCGCACCGCTTGTCTGTCAATGACAAAGATGTGGAGCTTACAAAGCTGGAGTTTGATCTGCTCAAAACAATGATAGAAAATAAAACCGCTGTTTTAAGCCGCGAATTTTTGCTCGAACATGTTTGGAAAAACGATGAATTTTTTCAAGATAAAACGGTCAATGTCGCCATCAATCGCCTCAAACAAAAGATAGATCCAACCAAAGAGAAGGAGTACATCAAATCCATCTGGGGAGTAGGATATAGCTTATGCTAA
- a CDS encoding low affinity iron permease family protein, with amino-acid sequence MQSKTWYANFTKYLAKLTGKSSTFTLSILIIVVWLISGPFFHYSDTWQLVINTTTTIITFMMVFVIQNTQNRDTEAMQVKLDELIRVTQGAHNALLDLEELEEDQIEQFRKHYEMLAEKARKALAKGGIDTNTLDE; translated from the coding sequence ATGCAGTCAAAAACATGGTATGCCAATTTTACAAAGTATCTTGCCAAGCTCACGGGTAAATCAAGTACCTTTACCCTCTCCATTCTGATCATCGTTGTCTGGCTCATCAGTGGACCTTTTTTTCACTACAGCGATACATGGCAACTCGTGATTAACACGACAACGACGATTATCACGTTTATGATGGTTTTTGTCATTCAAAACACTCAAAATCGCGACACAGAAGCAATGCAGGTTAAACTCGATGAGCTGATTCGCGTCACGCAAGGAGCACACAACGCTTTGCTTGATTTGGAAGAACTCGAAGAAGATCAGATTGAACAGTTTCGCAAGCATTACGAAATGCTCGCCGAAAAAGCACGAAAAGCACTCGCAAAAGGCGGCATCGACACCAATACACTCGATGAATAA
- a CDS encoding nucleotidyltransferase family protein has translation MLGLSETELLTLRKVFTKFDAIEEVILFGSRAFGTHQKASDVDLAIKGKNIDLDTLAKLKYILEEETNLPYFFDVVIYDKISDKALKMAIDEGGIKIYMQEFKYA, from the coding sequence ATGCTAGGACTGAGCGAAACAGAACTCTTAACCTTGCGCAAAGTCTTCACAAAGTTTGATGCCATCGAAGAAGTCATACTCTTTGGCTCCCGCGCTTTTGGAACACACCAAAAAGCTTCCGATGTTGACCTCGCCATCAAAGGCAAAAACATCGACCTCGATACGCTTGCAAAACTCAAATATATCCTTGAAGAAGAGACTAATCTGCCCTATTTTTTTGATGTTGTGATTTACGATAAGATTAGTGACAAAGCCTTGAAAATGGCGATAGATGAGGGTGGAATAAAAATATATATGCAGGAATTTAAATATGCTTGA
- a CDS encoding acyl-CoA thioesterase, translated as MYQMGEPRIKIVAMPKDTNPSGNIFGGWIMSQMDIAGSLAVRDLNVGRVVTVAVQSMEFREAVKVGDVLSCYAKIITVGKTSITVRIEVNAERSIEGTHRCLHVTSAVITYVNVSTDGKKTPIPYTENELIALGIEVKA; from the coding sequence ATGTATCAAATGGGTGAACCTCGCATCAAAATCGTCGCTATGCCAAAAGACACCAACCCCTCTGGTAATATCTTCGGAGGTTGGATCATGTCGCAAATGGACATCGCTGGAAGTCTCGCCGTACGTGATCTCAACGTGGGACGTGTCGTAACCGTTGCGGTACAATCCATGGAATTTCGAGAAGCCGTCAAAGTGGGCGATGTACTAAGCTGTTACGCTAAGATCATTACTGTAGGCAAAACATCGATTACCGTGCGCATCGAAGTTAACGCCGAGCGCTCTATCGAAGGCACTCACCGCTGTTTACATGTAACGAGTGCGGTCATCACCTACGTAAACGTCTCAACGGATGGTAAAAAAACGCCTATTCCCTACACGGAAAATGAACTGATCGCACTGGGTATTGAAGTAAAAGCGTAG
- a CDS encoding DHCW motif cupin fold protein, whose translation MQMTSIPFGTTDWESIEKIEHTGESGSAFWRTKQCGNIRVRMVEYTAGYKADHWCQKGHILLCLEGELYTELENGDVHLLKAGMSYEVADDTMAHRSYTPCGAKLFIVD comes from the coding sequence ATGCAAATGACCAGCATCCCTTTTGGTACAACCGATTGGGAGAGTATCGAAAAAATAGAGCACACAGGCGAAAGTGGCAGTGCCTTTTGGCGAACGAAGCAGTGTGGCAATATTCGTGTGCGCATGGTTGAGTATACGGCTGGTTATAAAGCCGATCATTGGTGTCAAAAAGGGCATATTCTTTTGTGTTTAGAGGGTGAGCTTTACACGGAGCTTGAAAACGGCGACGTGCATCTTTTAAAAGCGGGTATGAGTTACGAAGTGGCGGATGATACAATGGCGCATCGTTCGTATACGCCGTGTGGAGCGAAGCTTTTTATTGTCGATTGA
- a CDS encoding sensor histidine kinase: protein MLMLHQHVTRALLTLFLGTLFLSGLVSYFTIKSDNIERYQMELESHIKIIKHQLPHIEDFEAFAKMIKESSNIRFTLIDEAGVVLVDSDKDNETMDNHSHREEIIKAQKVEFAHAVRFSDSVQSNFLYVAHRFKLNDRILFLRLATNIDTIMYTFYNLWIKLTIIFGLNILAGLYGAYVFSQKVRHEIDKIIENLQQIADKDYKISLSSHFCLEFFEIANYLKKLAAKLEKRAKQKRKYTAKIKLISQQRSDVISAISHEFKNPIASIMGYAQTLLDDPLANPQIRERFLGKIVQNGQKISGMIDRLTLTTKFENGDFNTQNSTFDVVKMTQDIAQNFREKHHNRPIVCTLPETFPITADRTMIEIVISNLIDNALKYSDDTIEIYLTEGSLHVKDNGVGIKEEEIEKVTQKFYRSNSHSWDNSMGLGLALVNYILKMHNSMLEIQSSLGVGSDFSFKLPSNNVVL, encoded by the coding sequence ATGCTAATGCTTCATCAACATGTGACCAGAGCGCTTCTCACCCTTTTTCTTGGCACCTTATTTCTTTCGGGCTTGGTGAGTTATTTTACAATTAAAAGTGACAACATAGAACGTTACCAAATGGAGCTTGAATCGCACATCAAGATCATCAAGCACCAACTTCCGCATATCGAAGACTTTGAAGCTTTCGCGAAGATGATCAAAGAGAGTTCGAACATTCGTTTTACCCTCATTGATGAAGCAGGTGTCGTCCTTGTCGATAGCGACAAAGACAATGAAACGATGGACAACCACTCACACCGCGAAGAGATCATCAAAGCTCAAAAAGTAGAATTTGCCCATGCGGTGCGTTTTTCTGATTCGGTGCAGAGTAACTTTTTGTATGTGGCGCATCGGTTTAAACTAAATGATCGCATCCTTTTTTTACGTCTTGCCACGAATATTGATACGATTATGTACACCTTCTACAACCTTTGGATCAAACTGACCATTATCTTTGGTCTCAACATCTTAGCAGGACTGTATGGCGCGTATGTGTTCAGTCAAAAAGTTCGCCACGAAATCGATAAGATCATCGAAAATCTCCAACAAATTGCCGACAAAGACTACAAAATCAGCCTCTCGTCTCACTTCTGTTTGGAGTTCTTTGAGATTGCCAATTACCTTAAAAAACTGGCAGCCAAATTGGAAAAACGTGCCAAGCAAAAACGCAAATACACCGCCAAGATCAAGCTCATAAGCCAACAAAGAAGCGACGTTATCTCTGCTATTAGCCATGAGTTTAAAAACCCTATTGCGTCCATTATGGGCTATGCGCAAACACTTCTGGATGATCCGCTTGCGAACCCGCAAATTAGGGAGCGCTTTTTAGGTAAAATCGTTCAAAATGGACAAAAAATCTCTGGAATGATCGACCGACTCACACTGACAACCAAGTTTGAAAATGGTGACTTTAACACGCAAAACAGTACGTTTGATGTGGTCAAAATGACGCAAGATATCGCGCAAAACTTTAGGGAAAAACACCACAATCGCCCCATTGTCTGCACCCTTCCTGAGACATTTCCCATTACGGCTGATCGCACGATGATCGAAATCGTCATCTCCAATCTCATCGACAACGCACTCAAATACTCCGACGATACCATCGAGATTTACCTCACAGAGGGATCTTTACATGTAAAAGATAATGGCGTTGGCATTAAGGAAGAAGAGATCGAAAAAGTAACCCAAAAATTCTACCGCTCCAACTCGCATTCGTGGGACAATTCGATGGGACTTGGGCTTGCATTGGTGAATTACATCCTCAAGATGCACAACTCCATGCTTGAAATACAAAGTAGCTTAGGCGTAGGATCTGATTTTTCATTTAAATTACCTTCAAACAATGTTGTATTATGA
- a CDS encoding nucleotidyltransferase substrate binding protein: MSDILMRFRQRFTNYQKSLRHLKMTVEKESLNEIEKAGLIQFFEVGFELAWKVMKDYLVAEGYEVKSPRESIKQAFQYGLIEDGALWLEALEKRNLSAHTYDETILDELKKLIVHTYYPMMEKLKDVLATK, from the coding sequence ATGAGCGATATATTAATGCGCTTTAGGCAACGTTTTACAAACTATCAAAAGTCTTTGAGGCATCTTAAAATGACCGTGGAAAAAGAGAGCCTCAATGAGATCGAAAAAGCAGGACTTATCCAATTTTTTGAAGTCGGGTTTGAACTGGCATGGAAAGTGATGAAAGACTACCTTGTGGCAGAGGGCTATGAGGTCAAAAGTCCCCGAGAGAGCATCAAACAAGCTTTTCAATACGGACTCATTGAAGATGGTGCACTATGGCTAGAAGCTCTCGAAAAACGCAATCTAAGTGCGCACACGTATGATGAAACCATCTTGGATGAACTTAAAAAGCTCATCGTGCATACGTACTACCCGATGATGGAAAAACTCAAAGATGTATTGGCGACAAAATAA